A window of Parasynechococcus marenigrum WH 8102 contains these coding sequences:
- a CDS encoding coiled-coil domain-containing protein, whose protein sequence is MSDARLAVLDHLDQLEDVLLEGSRIPFSGGRLVNEGDAVEVLDAVRETLPKEFERAAQLLERRDEFINTAKQQAEEIVQQAKRQHEQLVSTASVRQEAERQVLELREQTRQQCEQLLQSTRKQGAQLEQEMQSKLAQQEQQFAARRQQLEQEAQQRRQQFEQDAAEIKRQHAEQHEASRQQALQELETIRREVLRLQSESREEAERLHNDALQFRQQTQLQCEGLIQRSRKEAAAVQDGANRYAEQTLGELEVRLKEMAQVVMAGRQELVKIQTISSDGPTVDDIEGKAVPISRGRRAASRLRSMKGTG, encoded by the coding sequence ATGAGCGACGCTCGCCTCGCTGTCCTCGACCATCTGGATCAGCTGGAGGATGTCCTTCTCGAGGGAAGTCGTATTCCATTCAGTGGCGGGCGTCTGGTCAACGAGGGTGATGCCGTCGAAGTGCTCGACGCAGTGCGCGAGACCCTTCCGAAGGAGTTCGAACGCGCCGCCCAGTTGCTGGAGCGACGTGACGAATTCATTAATACGGCAAAGCAGCAGGCGGAAGAGATCGTTCAGCAGGCCAAACGGCAGCACGAGCAGTTGGTCAGCACCGCCTCGGTCCGACAGGAGGCGGAGCGTCAGGTGCTGGAGCTGCGCGAACAGACACGCCAGCAATGCGAGCAACTGCTGCAGTCGACTCGAAAGCAGGGTGCCCAGCTTGAGCAGGAGATGCAAAGCAAGCTGGCGCAGCAGGAGCAACAGTTCGCGGCACGCCGTCAGCAGTTGGAACAGGAGGCTCAGCAGCGCCGTCAACAGTTTGAGCAAGACGCTGCCGAGATCAAGCGTCAACATGCCGAGCAGCATGAAGCCAGCCGCCAGCAGGCCCTGCAGGAGTTGGAGACCATTCGACGCGAGGTTCTGCGCTTGCAGAGTGAGAGCCGTGAGGAAGCCGAGCGGCTGCACAACGATGCCTTGCAGTTCCGGCAACAGACCCAGCTACAATGTGAGGGCCTGATTCAACGCAGCCGTAAGGAGGCTGCTGCTGTTCAGGATGGAGCCAACCGATATGCGGAACAGACCCTGGGTGAACTGGAAGTTCGACTCAAGGAGATGGCTCAAGTGGTGATGGCCGGCCGCCAGGAACTGGTCAAGATTCAGACCATCAGCAGTGATGGCCCGACAGTTGACGACATCGAGGGCAAAGCCGTGCCGATCAGCCGTGGTCGTCGGGCCGCATCCCGACTGCGTTCCATGAAGGGCACCGGCTGA
- the dacB gene encoding D-alanyl-D-alanine carboxypeptidase/D-alanyl-D-alanine endopeptidase has protein sequence MSQRWIIPALTLVLLSASSAVHSNERLLHPITPNSRQGLPGPAQRPLCPALQRAVVGSLGSSTAPWSISVLDERGQLLADINGWLPRIPASNQKLISSAFALDRLGPDFRLKTQLLRHGDGSLEIVGEGDPDLSIAEIQRFAMVALGRGGSRSSDSAGTPLQLMVREEPPQRWWPSDWPSDDRSYAYGAPITRLALTSNALHMAVMDPARRLERVLSTTVSQQGGRLRLVRVNPEQREAALSRTKAEDPVVIHSEMSAPMHGLLSLANTESHNFTAEVLMREAADNWDVAEASLANTRWMQAQGIPIQGLRIRDGSGLSRGNRVTSRTLSTLLWRMAQHPYGAFYQASMAIAGRRGTLWRFQRGTPLTGQFWGKTGTLRGVNSLSGILETSNGPRYVSMIANGAASPRGVMGDVLLAVQRISRCPSWNAVGMRPDDHG, from the coding sequence ATGAGTCAGCGTTGGATCATCCCGGCTCTGACGTTGGTGCTGCTCAGCGCAAGCTCTGCGGTCCATAGCAACGAACGCCTGCTGCACCCCATTACCCCTAACAGCCGTCAGGGACTGCCTGGCCCTGCACAACGTCCGCTTTGCCCGGCGTTGCAGCGAGCGGTGGTGGGGTCCCTTGGCTCCAGCACAGCTCCCTGGAGCATCAGCGTTCTTGACGAGCGCGGCCAGCTGCTGGCGGACATCAACGGATGGCTGCCGAGGATTCCCGCTTCCAATCAGAAACTGATCAGTTCCGCCTTTGCTCTCGATCGCCTCGGGCCCGATTTCAGACTGAAGACCCAGTTGCTGCGCCATGGAGACGGCAGTCTGGAGATCGTCGGTGAGGGCGATCCTGATCTCAGCATCGCCGAGATCCAACGCTTCGCCATGGTGGCCCTTGGCCGTGGTGGTTCTCGTTCATCAGATTCGGCTGGAACTCCTCTGCAGCTGATGGTGCGGGAGGAGCCACCTCAGCGCTGGTGGCCCAGCGACTGGCCGTCAGACGACCGCAGCTACGCCTACGGAGCACCGATCACCCGCCTCGCGCTCACCAGCAATGCTCTGCACATGGCGGTGATGGACCCTGCCCGACGGCTGGAGCGGGTGTTGTCGACAACAGTCAGCCAACAGGGGGGAAGACTTCGGTTGGTGAGGGTGAATCCCGAGCAACGGGAAGCGGCTCTCTCTCGCACCAAGGCAGAGGACCCAGTGGTGATTCACAGCGAGATGTCAGCACCGATGCATGGGCTGCTGAGTCTGGCCAACACCGAGAGCCATAACTTCACCGCCGAAGTGCTGATGCGTGAGGCGGCAGACAATTGGGATGTGGCTGAGGCCTCTTTGGCCAACACGCGCTGGATGCAGGCTCAGGGCATTCCCATCCAGGGACTTCGCATCAGGGATGGAAGTGGCCTCTCCCGAGGCAACCGAGTCACGAGCAGAACGTTGTCGACCCTGCTGTGGCGTATGGCGCAGCATCCATATGGTGCCTTCTACCAAGCATCAATGGCGATTGCGGGCCGACGTGGAACTCTCTGGCGCTTCCAGCGCGGAACCCCACTCACTGGTCAGTTCTGGGGGAAGACCGGCACCCTCCGGGGTGTGAATTCCCTCAGCGGAATCTTGGAGACGTCCAATGGGCCCCGTTACGTCAGCATGATTGCTAACGGCGCGGCATCCCCACGGGGTGTCATGGGCGACGTGCTGCTCGCTGTCCAGCGGATCAGCCGGTGCCCTTCATGGAACGCAGTCGGGATGCGGCCCGACGACCACGGCTGA
- a CDS encoding DUF4330 domain-containing protein, producing MQRRFSLSSITFVDGLAITATVVALAGVVWSPKLTNAVARATGSIKQVEVSVDVRHLQVADSDALLEAIREEGTVSIVIRNQPAGRVGLMSVEDISRPLTQLLPNGTVLEAEDTSPARGLHARFRLKAEAETGPSGVVFGGTKLKIGSPVELEGRLYRVNGFVSGVTIP from the coding sequence ATGCAGAGACGGTTCTCACTCAGCTCCATCACGTTTGTCGATGGCTTGGCGATCACCGCAACTGTCGTCGCGTTGGCAGGTGTGGTCTGGTCGCCCAAATTGACCAACGCCGTGGCCCGTGCGACGGGCTCTATCAAGCAGGTTGAGGTGAGTGTGGACGTGCGTCACCTGCAGGTGGCCGATTCGGATGCGTTGTTGGAAGCCATTCGTGAGGAAGGAACCGTCAGCATCGTGATTCGCAACCAGCCGGCAGGTCGCGTCGGGCTGATGTCGGTTGAAGACATCAGTCGCCCCCTGACTCAGCTCCTTCCGAATGGAACGGTTCTCGAGGCTGAAGACACCAGCCCGGCGCGAGGTCTACATGCGCGCTTCCGCCTCAAGGCCGAGGCTGAGACAGGACCATCCGGTGTCGTCTTCGGTGGCACCAAACTCAAGATCGGTAGTCCCGTGGAGCTCGAAGGACGGCTCTACCGCGTGAATGGGTTTGTGAGTGGCGTGACCATTCCATGA
- a CDS encoding DUF1995 family protein, whose translation MPEAQKASLPADLQTAEADLLNALKAALASGKGARWGATLRFENLRVLPVALRLFQSLRSLDASCRLLWPDAGAAALARRDAADFADGILDFNQWSAAGGADGVVLAVGPQPSDYEQFMAICQEHRGSMVMLNGRLEDAAVGIGSVARERRRGFVSSWQQAYWLQPLEGGALMRMFPDDWSLYRLDDDGYRHLASMESRPDPEQIAALLAGEDPDSLKQQLSNVDRFIDGLRS comes from the coding sequence GTGCCTGAAGCCCAGAAGGCCAGCCTTCCCGCCGATTTGCAGACGGCCGAAGCCGATCTGCTCAACGCTCTCAAGGCAGCCCTCGCCTCGGGCAAAGGGGCTCGATGGGGCGCAACCCTTCGTTTTGAAAATCTGCGGGTGCTTCCAGTTGCCCTGCGGCTGTTTCAAAGCCTTCGATCCCTGGATGCATCTTGTCGACTGCTCTGGCCGGATGCCGGGGCTGCCGCACTGGCACGCCGGGATGCAGCCGATTTTGCTGACGGCATTCTTGATTTCAACCAGTGGTCAGCTGCTGGAGGCGCCGATGGAGTGGTGTTAGCAGTCGGTCCACAACCTTCGGATTACGAGCAGTTCATGGCCATTTGTCAGGAGCATCGCGGCTCGATGGTGATGCTCAACGGCCGGTTGGAGGATGCCGCTGTGGGAATCGGCAGTGTGGCCCGCGAACGGCGTCGCGGCTTTGTGTCGTCCTGGCAACAGGCGTATTGGCTTCAGCCGCTGGAGGGCGGTGCACTGATGCGAATGTTCCCGGACGACTGGTCCCTCTACCGACTGGATGACGATGGGTACCGCCACTTGGCGTCGATGGAGAGTCGACCGGATCCTGAGCAGATCGCCGCTCTCTTGGCCGGTGAAGATCCGGACAGCCTCAAACAACAGCTCAGCAACGTGGATCGATTCATCGACGGCCTGCGCAGCTGA
- a CDS encoding cysteine desulfurase family protein, with product MTPSELYLDAAATTPPLPSVIECINAVQREAWGNPSSLHGTGLVAAEQLARSRQTIAAQLSADEDELIFTSGATESVHLALQGVAAGCPPGRLVISAVEHPAVEGAAGQLAQLGWTVARWPVDGSGRIRLELLDQLLAPPTQLVSLIWGQSEVGTVQPIPLVASACRERGIPFHTDATQLIPQGLMDWSTSCIDLLSFSSHKLQGPRGIGVLLHRQGVLAQPLLTGGGQEGGYRAGTEAVALIAGLAVALQQLPRFNPHQSMAPPGSTPQIRSMRDRLQSKLEAIPSLTVINATEEPRLPHHLACLIADRAGHPLAGRRLVQQLSRLGVACSSGSACRSGHAQDSAVLTAMNVAPSWRQSLLRFSLGPWLNDDDLDAVPPLLIRAIDACT from the coding sequence GTGACACCCTCTGAGCTCTACCTCGACGCAGCGGCCACAACCCCACCGTTGCCGTCGGTTATTGAGTGCATCAATGCTGTTCAGCGGGAGGCCTGGGGCAACCCCAGCAGCCTTCATGGCACCGGACTGGTGGCCGCTGAACAGCTGGCTCGATCCCGACAGACCATCGCCGCACAACTGAGTGCTGATGAGGATGAGCTGATCTTCACCTCAGGTGCCACCGAATCGGTCCACCTCGCCCTTCAGGGTGTCGCCGCTGGTTGTCCACCTGGGCGCCTTGTGATTTCAGCGGTGGAACATCCCGCGGTTGAGGGAGCAGCGGGCCAACTCGCACAACTGGGGTGGACCGTGGCGCGGTGGCCTGTGGATGGGAGCGGTCGGATCCGGTTGGAACTGCTGGATCAGTTGCTGGCACCACCAACGCAGTTGGTTTCCTTGATCTGGGGGCAGAGCGAAGTCGGCACGGTTCAACCCATACCGCTGGTGGCCAGCGCCTGCAGAGAACGGGGCATTCCGTTCCACACCGACGCCACCCAGCTCATCCCCCAGGGGCTCATGGACTGGTCCACCTCCTGCATCGATCTACTCAGCTTCTCCTCCCACAAATTGCAGGGTCCACGCGGGATTGGGGTGCTCTTGCATCGCCAGGGTGTCCTGGCTCAACCTCTGCTAACAGGAGGGGGGCAGGAAGGGGGTTATCGCGCCGGTACCGAAGCCGTCGCACTGATTGCAGGCCTTGCGGTGGCCTTGCAACAGCTTCCACGGTTCAATCCACATCAATCGATGGCTCCGCCGGGGTCCACTCCTCAAATCCGTTCCATGCGGGATCGATTGCAATCAAAGCTGGAAGCCATTCCCTCGCTGACGGTGATCAATGCCACTGAAGAGCCGCGACTGCCCCATCACCTGGCTTGCCTGATCGCAGACAGAGCGGGCCATCCCCTTGCGGGTCGGCGACTGGTGCAGCAGCTATCGCGGCTGGGTGTGGCCTGCAGCAGCGGCAGCGCATGCCGTTCCGGTCATGCCCAAGACAGTGCCGTGCTCACCGCCATGAATGTTGCGCCCAGCTGGAGGCAATCGTTGTTGCGTTTCAGCCTTGGTCCCTGGCTGAACGACGACGATCTGGACGCTGTTCCACCCTTGTTGATCCGGGCGATTGACGCCTGCACCTGA
- the dapF gene encoding diaminopimelate epimerase codes for MLQFSKYQGLGNDFLILEGRQGQLPQSVVEPDPVWVRQLCDRRFGIGGDGVILALPPQGQGDLRMRIFNADGSEAEMCGNGIRCLARFLADSDGDAPGKRWAIETPAGLIRPELQSDGQLRVDMGAPFLEPSSIPTTLPLVDGLARGSADLADRALEVAAVGMGNPHVVVPVEDLNAIPFDAWGAALEVHHLFPAKTNVHFLQVHARNRLEIRVWERGAGPTLACGTGACATLVAAVLLGLADDHAEVMLPGGPLQIAWPGRHGAVLMTGPAVAVFDGVLSPDLMPVGESLVAEPLTPDVADNAPFDCSRDCVDSCQQPDNCLRDAAQQQVQAFLNSTSLDAMLNLASESLEQRTRARFERDTL; via the coding sequence ATGCTGCAGTTCAGCAAATATCAGGGACTTGGCAATGACTTCCTGATCCTGGAAGGGCGGCAAGGGCAGTTGCCGCAATCGGTCGTTGAGCCGGACCCCGTCTGGGTGAGGCAGCTCTGCGACCGACGCTTCGGAATCGGTGGTGACGGCGTGATTCTTGCGCTGCCGCCCCAGGGGCAGGGTGATCTGCGCATGCGGATTTTCAACGCCGACGGCAGCGAGGCAGAGATGTGTGGCAATGGCATCCGCTGCCTGGCACGTTTTCTTGCCGACAGCGACGGTGACGCTCCTGGAAAACGCTGGGCGATCGAAACACCGGCGGGCCTGATCCGTCCGGAGCTGCAAAGCGATGGTCAGTTGCGCGTCGACATGGGTGCTCCCTTCCTGGAACCCTCAAGCATTCCCACAACTCTCCCGCTGGTGGACGGGTTGGCGAGGGGATCGGCCGATCTTGCGGATCGAGCGCTGGAGGTGGCAGCGGTTGGGATGGGAAATCCCCACGTCGTGGTGCCGGTGGAGGACCTCAACGCGATTCCCTTCGACGCATGGGGGGCGGCCCTGGAGGTTCACCATCTGTTCCCGGCCAAAACCAACGTGCATTTCCTGCAGGTGCACGCCCGCAACCGTCTGGAGATCCGTGTGTGGGAACGCGGTGCTGGACCGACGCTGGCCTGTGGGACAGGTGCCTGCGCCACCCTTGTTGCTGCTGTCCTGCTTGGACTGGCTGACGACCATGCCGAGGTGATGCTGCCCGGCGGTCCACTCCAGATTGCCTGGCCTGGACGCCATGGTGCTGTTCTGATGACGGGTCCGGCCGTGGCGGTGTTCGATGGGGTGTTGTCACCGGACCTGATGCCGGTTGGAGAGTCACTCGTTGCAGAGCCGTTGACGCCAGATGTCGCGGACAACGCGCCCTTCGACTGTTCCCGTGATTGTGTGGACAGCTGCCAACAACCGGACAACTGTCTGCGTGATGCTGCCCAGCAGCAGGTTCAGGCCTTCCTCAACAGCACCTCACTGGACGCCATGCTGAATCTGGCCAGTGAATCTCTCGAGCAACGGACTCGGGCTCGGTTTGAGCGTGACACCCTCTGA
- a CDS encoding Hfq-related RNA-binding protein, producing MADPNLMETAPLDPSLPGVRLLQSWIREQLAISVDVIGSERIEGRLIWQDPEFLAIERSPATRPTLISRRQISVIRALG from the coding sequence ATGGCAGATCCGAATCTTATGGAGACTGCGCCCCTCGATCCCAGTCTGCCTGGGGTCCGATTGCTTCAGTCCTGGATCAGAGAGCAGCTGGCCATCAGCGTTGATGTGATCGGTTCCGAGCGGATTGAAGGTCGACTCATCTGGCAGGACCCCGAGTTTCTGGCCATCGAGCGGAGCCCTGCCACTCGCCCCACATTGATCAGTCGCCGCCAGATCTCTGTGATCCGCGCTCTCGGTTGA
- the leuS gene encoding leucine--tRNA ligase, which translates to MNSRYSPADLEQRWQTTWRSEGLDVTPEPEDGKGFYALSMFPYPSGTLHMGHVRNYVITDVIARVQRMRGHSVLHPMGWDAFGLPAENAAIERNVDPGDWTDRNIDQMRSQLDRLGLSIDWDREQATCHSDYYRWTQWLFLELFDGGLAYRKNATVNWDPVDQTVLANEQVDADGRSWRSGALVEQRQLNQWFLRITQYAEALLNDLDQLSGWPERVRTMQANWIGRSEGAEIQFKVSSDSDTTITVFTTRPDTLAGASCVVLAPDHPLVNSLTSPDQQDVVQAFQAEVARLSALERTSDDAPKRGVFTGATVLNPLNGRALPVWIADYVLVDYGTGAVMGVPAHDQRDRRFAQSYGLAVQQVIEAEGAAAAIAAGEAWTDPGVLIHSGDFDGLNSIEAKERITRHGEQQGWAVAKVTYRLRDWLISRQRYWGCPIPIIHCPSCGAVPVPREDLPVVLPRGIDLSGKGGSPLEQQQDWVNVPCPSCGEPAKRETDTMDTFMCSSWYFLRFADPHNTEQPFSREAVNRWLPVQQYVGGIEHAILHLLYSRFFTKALKDRGLIDVAEPFDRLLTQGMVQGTTYRNPSTGKYVASADVSDPETPTDPTSGEPLEVLFEKMSKSKYNGVDPAAVIDRYGADTARMFILFKAPPEKDLEWDDSDVEGQFRFLQRIWRLVESADSRIDSLEPEERPEPLADTDAKVRRAIHIAIDAVSEDLQDEIQLNTAISELMKLTNAITSVGVAELSTSVLKEALSTLLRLLAPFAPHLAEELWHQLGGTSSVHRAGWPELDPSALVQDSVDLVIQIKGKVRGTIQVPAAADKEQLEALALASEIAAKWLEGHPPRRVIVVPGKLVNLVP; encoded by the coding sequence GTGAACAGCCGTTACTCGCCTGCGGACCTTGAACAACGCTGGCAGACGACCTGGCGATCAGAGGGGTTGGATGTCACTCCGGAGCCTGAAGACGGAAAGGGTTTCTACGCCCTGTCGATGTTTCCCTACCCCTCAGGGACCTTGCACATGGGCCATGTGCGCAATTACGTCATCACCGATGTGATCGCCCGCGTTCAACGGATGCGTGGCCACTCGGTGTTGCACCCGATGGGATGGGATGCCTTCGGTCTTCCCGCCGAAAATGCCGCGATAGAACGCAACGTTGATCCCGGCGATTGGACCGATCGCAACATCGATCAGATGCGATCGCAGCTGGATCGCCTCGGCTTGTCGATCGACTGGGACCGTGAGCAGGCCACCTGCCACAGCGATTACTACCGATGGACCCAGTGGTTGTTCCTGGAGCTCTTCGATGGCGGTCTGGCCTACCGGAAGAACGCAACGGTCAACTGGGATCCAGTCGATCAAACCGTTCTTGCCAACGAGCAGGTCGATGCCGACGGACGTTCCTGGCGATCCGGTGCACTGGTGGAACAGCGACAGTTAAATCAGTGGTTCCTGCGGATCACGCAGTACGCCGAAGCCCTGCTCAATGACCTCGATCAGCTGAGCGGATGGCCTGAGCGCGTTCGCACGATGCAGGCCAACTGGATCGGTCGTTCCGAGGGTGCTGAGATCCAGTTCAAGGTGTCCTCCGATTCCGACACAACCATCACAGTGTTCACCACAAGGCCAGACACCTTGGCTGGTGCCAGCTGCGTGGTGCTCGCCCCGGACCACCCGTTGGTGAACAGCCTGACGAGCCCGGATCAGCAGGATGTTGTGCAGGCCTTCCAGGCAGAGGTGGCTCGCCTCAGTGCCTTGGAGCGCACCAGTGATGACGCTCCCAAGCGTGGAGTCTTCACTGGCGCCACCGTCCTCAATCCACTCAACGGCAGGGCATTGCCGGTGTGGATCGCGGACTATGTGCTGGTGGATTACGGCACCGGCGCCGTGATGGGAGTCCCCGCCCATGACCAGCGGGACCGACGCTTTGCGCAGAGCTACGGGCTGGCCGTTCAGCAAGTGATTGAGGCCGAGGGGGCCGCCGCTGCGATCGCGGCCGGAGAGGCCTGGACGGATCCTGGAGTGCTGATTCATTCAGGAGACTTCGATGGTCTGAATTCCATCGAGGCCAAGGAGCGGATCACGCGCCACGGGGAGCAGCAGGGATGGGCAGTAGCGAAGGTCACCTATCGGCTGCGCGATTGGCTGATTTCAAGACAGCGCTACTGGGGCTGCCCGATTCCGATCATCCATTGCCCTAGCTGCGGTGCCGTTCCCGTGCCTCGCGAGGACCTACCCGTGGTACTCCCACGCGGCATTGATCTGTCAGGGAAAGGAGGCTCACCACTTGAGCAGCAGCAGGATTGGGTCAACGTCCCCTGTCCCTCCTGTGGCGAACCGGCCAAACGCGAAACCGACACGATGGACACCTTCATGTGTTCGTCCTGGTATTTCCTCCGTTTCGCGGATCCACACAACACGGAACAGCCGTTCAGCCGTGAAGCCGTGAATCGCTGGCTGCCGGTGCAGCAGTACGTCGGCGGCATTGAGCACGCCATTTTGCATCTGCTGTATTCCCGCTTTTTCACCAAGGCGTTGAAGGATCGGGGCTTGATCGATGTGGCTGAACCATTTGATCGTCTGCTGACCCAGGGAATGGTTCAGGGAACGACATATCGCAATCCCAGCACCGGCAAATACGTCGCCTCTGCGGATGTGTCGGACCCGGAGACACCGACCGATCCGACCAGCGGTGAACCTCTGGAGGTGTTATTCGAAAAGATGTCGAAGTCGAAGTACAACGGCGTCGACCCTGCGGCAGTGATCGATCGCTACGGCGCCGACACCGCTCGCATGTTCATTTTGTTCAAGGCACCGCCCGAGAAGGACCTCGAATGGGATGACTCTGACGTGGAAGGTCAATTCCGCTTCCTGCAGCGGATCTGGCGGCTGGTGGAGTCCGCCGACTCCCGTATCGACAGCCTCGAGCCAGAGGAGCGTCCCGAGCCGTTGGCCGACACCGACGCCAAGGTTCGTCGTGCCATCCACATCGCCATCGATGCGGTGAGTGAGGACCTGCAGGACGAGATTCAGTTGAACACCGCCATCTCGGAGCTGATGAAGCTCACCAATGCGATCACTTCCGTTGGTGTTGCGGAGTTGAGCACGTCAGTGCTGAAGGAAGCCCTCTCAACACTGCTTCGGCTTCTGGCACCCTTTGCTCCCCATCTTGCCGAAGAGCTTTGGCATCAGCTCGGGGGTACGTCCAGCGTGCATCGTGCCGGTTGGCCAGAACTGGACCCCAGTGCTTTGGTTCAGGATTCCGTGGACCTGGTGATTCAGATCAAGGGGAAGGTTCGGGGGACCATTCAGGTTCCCGCCGCCGCCGACAAAGAACAGCTTGAGGCCTTGGCACTGGCCAGTGAGATCGCTGCCAAATGGCTGGAGGGACACCCCCCCCGACGCGTGATTGTGGTGCCGGGGAAGTTGGTCAACCTGGTGCCCTGA
- a CDS encoding glucose-6-phosphate isomerase, whose product MSFPDFSASDAQIQWQRFCDLLWYHEDLGIWLDISRMHVNPSHLEQLQPGFDKAFAAMAELEAGAIANPDEQRQVGHYWLRTPQLAPNEAVRDQIATEIDQIDQFGRDVISGVIKAPGGQPFTDVLWIGIGGSGLGPLLMIRALQGHGSGLPFHFFDNVDPNGMSAVLAELDDRLATTLVVTVSKSGGTPEPHLGMEQARHRVESRGGRWADQAVAITMVDSKLDREAQQDGWLKSFSMFDWVGGRTSITSAVGLLPGALIGADIRDFLAGAAQMDDATRLADLRRNPAALMAASWFVAGDGKGRRDMVVLPYRDRLEVFSRYLQQLVMESLGKRLDRDGNEVNQGIAVYGNKGSTDQHAYVQQLRDGVDNFFATFIEVLEDVSDIPVIKDECPGDFLDGFLQGTRSALTEGGRQSLSISMRRFDARRLGALIALFERAVGFYGDLVNINAYHQPGVEAGKKAAAAILDLQSRVEAVLKDGAPRTVSEIRQAVGDGSDEAIFWIMRHLAGNDRGYRAEGDWANPASIRFSCS is encoded by the coding sequence ATGAGCTTCCCGGATTTCAGCGCCAGTGACGCTCAGATTCAATGGCAGCGCTTCTGTGACCTGCTCTGGTATCACGAAGATCTCGGCATCTGGTTGGACATCAGCCGCATGCATGTCAACCCATCCCATCTCGAGCAGCTGCAACCGGGATTCGATAAAGCCTTCGCGGCCATGGCCGAGCTCGAAGCTGGTGCCATTGCCAACCCTGATGAGCAGCGTCAGGTGGGTCACTATTGGCTGAGGACCCCGCAGTTGGCGCCTAATGAGGCGGTCCGAGACCAAATCGCCACAGAAATCGATCAGATCGATCAGTTCGGTCGGGATGTGATCAGCGGCGTGATCAAAGCTCCCGGAGGACAGCCCTTTACGGATGTTCTCTGGATCGGCATCGGCGGTAGCGGTCTGGGGCCCCTGTTGATGATCAGAGCGCTGCAGGGCCACGGCTCCGGTCTGCCGTTTCACTTCTTCGACAACGTCGATCCAAATGGCATGAGTGCCGTTTTGGCTGAGCTGGACGATCGACTGGCGACAACCCTTGTGGTCACCGTGAGCAAGTCCGGCGGCACGCCGGAGCCCCATCTGGGTATGGAGCAGGCTCGCCATCGTGTGGAGTCCCGTGGTGGCCGCTGGGCCGATCAGGCTGTGGCTATCACCATGGTCGACAGCAAACTCGATCGGGAAGCCCAACAAGACGGCTGGCTTAAAAGCTTTTCGATGTTCGATTGGGTGGGAGGACGCACCAGCATCACCAGTGCCGTTGGCTTGCTGCCTGGTGCTCTGATCGGAGCTGACATCCGCGATTTTCTCGCTGGTGCTGCCCAGATGGACGATGCCACTCGTCTGGCGGATCTCCGGCGCAATCCAGCAGCACTGATGGCGGCCTCATGGTTCGTTGCTGGGGACGGCAAGGGACGTCGCGACATGGTGGTGCTTCCCTATCGCGATCGCCTCGAGGTGTTCAGCCGCTACCTCCAGCAGCTGGTGATGGAGTCCCTGGGCAAGCGACTAGACCGTGACGGCAACGAGGTGAATCAGGGCATCGCCGTCTACGGCAACAAGGGATCCACAGACCAGCACGCCTACGTACAGCAGCTCCGAGACGGTGTTGACAACTTTTTTGCCACTTTCATCGAGGTGCTTGAGGATGTTTCTGATATCCCTGTGATCAAGGATGAATGTCCAGGCGATTTTCTTGATGGTTTCCTACAAGGAACGCGGTCAGCGTTGACTGAAGGAGGTCGCCAGAGCCTCAGCATCAGCATGCGTCGCTTTGATGCGCGTCGTCTTGGTGCGTTGATTGCTCTGTTCGAACGTGCCGTGGGCTTCTACGGCGATCTGGTCAATATCAATGCTTATCACCAGCCTGGCGTGGAAGCCGGCAAGAAAGCTGCCGCGGCAATCCTCGACCTGCAGAGCCGGGTTGAAGCTGTTCTCAAAGACGGCGCACCACGCACCGTCAGTGAAATCAGGCAGGCCGTTGGTGACGGGAGCGATGAGGCGATCTTCTGGATCATGCGTCATCTCGCTGGCAATGACCGGGGCTACCGGGCCGAGGGGGATTGGGCCAACCCGGCCAGCATCCGGTTCAGTTGCAGCTGA